Part of the Polaribacter sp. Hel1_33_78 genome is shown below.
AAAGGTATATCATCATCAAAGTTAATAGAAATTCTATGGTATGATAAGCCTACAAGAAGTGCGCAAAACAATAGGTCTGTGAACATTACTAAGCTAAAAAACTTAATAAAAGAACTTGGAGATTGTACAATAGATAAAGAAACTGGGTATTGGAAAATAAATCATAATTACAAAGCGTTAAAAACAGATTATTACGAGGTTATTCAGATAACCAAAAACAAAAAGACTATAAATAGAGATCGAATAGACCATTTGATTAAAATTACTCAAAAAGGACCATTTTTATCGAATTTAAATTACGAATGGCTAGACTCATTTAAACAAGATGTTGCCGATGCTATAATCGAAACCTTAATTAATTTTGCTGAAAGTTTTGACTTTAAAACCGATCCAGATTTTATACTTCATTTATGTGATTGTATTTTTAATTTTGATTCTATTAACGAAGAAGCTGTTGTTTTTAAATGTAAAGCGTATAACTACAAAGGCAATCATAGTTTAGCAGAAAGCACCTTTAAGAAGTTTCAAAAAGAATACAAACTATTGTATGCCCAAGATTTCAAATATTCGTTTCAGGAAATCTTAGAAAATAAAAATAAGTAAGCCATTTTTTTTAATTTTCAAGAATACTTAAATTTTTACACCTATTTATTGCGATTAATGTTTTATTAATCCAAAATTAAACACTTAAATATATTTTGCTTTCATAACTATTTTTATGAAAGCCTTCTCTATTTCTTTTTTAATGGTTGTTTTTATAACAACCGCTCTTTGTTCTCAATCTAAACACGCTAAAACTAGTAATTATTTAAGCTATAAAGGTTTAGTAATGGCAGGTTATCAAGGTTGGTTTAGAGCGCCAAAAGATGGCTCTAAAAGAGGTTGGGGGCATTATGGTAGAGGTAATAAATTCGATTTTGAAAACAATACAATAGACTTTTGGCCTGATGTTTCAGAATACAAAAAAACATACAAAACCGTTTTTAAATATGATAATGAAACGAATGCAGAGGTATTTAGCTCTGTAGATAAAAGCACAACAGATCTTCATTTTAAATGGATGAAAGAATATGGTGTAGATGGCGTATTTATGCAGCGCTTTTTTGGGGTTACAAGAAACCATACAAACACCAACAAACCCCAAGACATTATATTAAGAAACGCCTTAAAAGCGTCCAAAGAAAATAACAGAGCCATTGCTGTTATGTATGATCTATCTGGCTTAAAAGAGACTGGTGAGGATTGTTCTTCTATCATAGAAGATTGGAAAATGTTGGTAGATGAATTAAAAGTAACCAACCAAGGAGAAAGCCAGAATTACTTATACCATAATGGTAAGCCATTAGTCGCTATTTGGGGTGTTGGTTTTCCAGACAGACCCTATGATACACGTAAAATAGGTATCAATCGTTTAATAGATTTCTTAAAAAACGACCCAGTTTATGGGGGTTGCTCAATTATGTTAGGTGTACCAACATATTTTAGAGATTTAGATAAAGATTGTTTACCAGATCCTTATTTACATACAGTTATAGCATCTGCAGATATTGTTTTACCTTGGATGGTACAACGCTTTACGCCTTTGGTGCATAAAGTTGGCGACCATTTAAGAGATCATATTATTGCAGATTTAAAATGGACCAAAAAGAGAAACCTAGATTATGTACCCGTAATTACACCTGGTTTTAGTTGGCGAAACCTTTCTTTAAACAAACCCCATTTGGCAAGATATACCGCTTATGGAGCCATACCAAGATTAGGGGGTAGGTTTTATTGGGATCAAATGGCGAATGCAATTTTAGCAGGTTCAGAAATGATTTATGTGGCCATGTTCGATGAAATTGATGAGGGTACAGCCATTATGAAAGTATCAGATACCCCACCAAATAGCGATAAAGCACATTTTGTAAACAATGATGGTATGCCTTCAGATCATTATTTATGGTTAACAGGTTTAGGCGCAAAAATGTTACGAGGAGAAATGCCTTTACAACTAGAGTTACCAGAAAGAAAAGTAAATAATCGAAAATAACTACGTAAGCATAAAATACTAAGATAAATGCAAATAAATGAACTTTTTTTTACTAATAATACTATTAATTAAGGATTAATTAATTAAATATTAATATGTGTTTCGCTTATTTGTAAAGAAATTCAAATAACCCTAATTAATTAAATTTTTTATATCATGAAAAAAAATACATTTTTAACAATTTGCCTCTCATTATTTTTAGTGGGTGGTCTGTTTGCACAACAAACAGTTTATGTTTCTACAAATGGTGCAGGTGCTTTAAATGGTACAAGTGAAGCTGACGCTTATGACGATTTTGTAACAGCTCTAGCAGATATTGACACAGCAGGAGATATTCTTAGAGTAATTGGAGATATGAATGTTAGTGCAGTGAGTTTAAATCTTAAAACAGAGCAATTCACAATTGAGGGTGATGCAGCTGGTTCTACTCTTACAGGTGTAGATGCAGCTGTAAGAATGTTTACAATTAATGGTGGTACAGGTCATAATATTACATTTAAAAATTTAATTTTTACTGGAGCAACAAATTCAACTGGAGGTGGTGGAGGAGGTGTATTATTCAGTAATCAAACATCAACTTTAACTTTTGATAATTGTGTTTTTAATGGTAATTCAGTAACAAGCGTTAATGGAGGTGGTGCAATTTTTTTAGGAAATGCAGCAACTTTAACTGCAACAGGGTGTACTTTTTATGAAAATTCTTCTACTAGTTTAACCGGTAAGGGAGGAGCAATAGCTTTTGTTGGAACTGGAGTTTCAACTATAACAAACTGTACTTTTTTTGAAAATACTATTACCAGAAATAGTAATGACTATGGTGCTGCAATAAGAATTGAAGGAAAAAGTGTTACTATAACAAATAGCTTATTTTATAATAACAAAGTTAATGCAGGTGCTGGTGGAGTTGCAGATGTTGGTGCTTCTGCCGCTGGTACACAAAAATTTATAAATTCTTTAGGTCAATTGGTAAATGCCAATATGGATGAGGTAACAAACTCTGTAGTGTTAAAAAAAGGTTCAACTACAAGTTCAGATGCAGCAGACCTTGATGGTTCTAATTTAGTTTGGAATGAAACCTTAAATAAGGTAACATTTTCTGCACCAAATGCAATAGCAGATTTAACTATAGTAGGAAAAACACCTATAAATTTTGGTTCGGATGGAAATGATGTAGGTGCTTGGGAAGGTTCAGCCATTAATATCTTTTTAGGTGGTACACCAGGTGCCGTTGAAGGTTGGGCTAACGATGCCAATTGGTCTAAAGGTAGTCAGCCAGAAGCAACAGATAATGTGGCTATTCTTACAGGGAGAAACTGTAATTTACCTATATCTACAACAGTAAATGATATAAAAGTAACAAGTCTTTTAAGAATTTCAAGTAACCAAGGGTTAGTGGTAAATGGAGATGCTATTGTAACAGGGACAGTAAGATACTCCAGAGCATTAACAAATAATGCTGATAATACAAAAGCATGGCATTTAGTTGCTTCTCCTGTTGTTGATGAGGTTTTTGATACTAGTTATTTAACTATTAATGATATTGCCGTAGGTACAAATTCTAATAGAGGAATTGCTACTTATAATACAGGAGATAATAGCTGGTCTTATTATACAGGGGTAGATATTACAGCAACTTCAGGTCAAGGATATTCTATGAAAATTACACCTGATGAAATTGAAAGTGCAGGTGGAGAATATGCTGATGGAATTGTAGTATTTGAAGGAACGCTTAATGATACAGATTTTACCACACCGGCTTTAGCAGCAGGCTTTAATTTATTAGGTAACCCATATACTTCTTTTGTAAATAGTGGTGTTTTTTTAGGTGATGCAGCAAACAGCGCTACGGGTATGGATAAAACACAAATGTGGGTTTGGAATTCAAGCACAGAAAATTATGATGTTAAAACAGTTGGAGAAGCTTTTGTTTTAGCACCTGCTCAAGGGTTTTTTGTAAATTCTACGAACACAGCTGCTGTTACCTTTTCAAAAACAAACCAAGCAACAACTGGTGGGGCATTTCAAAAAACAGCTAGAACTGAGATTAAATTATTAATGAATACCAGCACTAATGAGCGTTTTGCAAAAATTTATTTAACAGATACTGCAACAAAAGGTTTTGATAGTGGTTGGGAAGGAGAAGTATTTGGAGGTATTGCTAATAAAGTAGATGTATTTACAGAATTAGTATCAGACAATCAAGGTAAAAACTATCAAGTACAATCGTTACCAATCTCAGAAATGGAGTCTATGGTAATTCCGGTAGGTGTTATTGCAGAAGCAGGTAAAGAACTTACTTTTTCTTTAGAGCAAACTAATTTTCCTACAGATGTAAAAGTATATTTAGAAGACAGATTAGCAAATACTTATAATGAACTAACAAATAGCAAAACTTTTAAAGTTACATTATCTGAAGCTTTAAATGATGTTGGTCGTTTTTACTTACATGCATCTAAAAGTTCTTTAAGTTTAGATGATAATGCAGTGTCAGAAAACATTAGTATGTATAAATCTAATGCAACTACTTTAAAGGTGGTTGGTTTACCTAATGGAACATCAAACATCAAACTATTTAACATACTAGGAAAACAAGTTCTAAATACATCTTTTACAGCAAATGGTGTAAAAGAAATTACTTTACCAAAATTAGCTATAGGAGTTTACATAGTGCAATTAGAAACAGAAACTAGTAAATTGAACAAGAAAATTGTAATAGAATAAGCAACTAACTTTTTAAAATAAGACAACCATGAATAAAAATATAGACACAAAACAGCAGCAAGAAGAAATTAACAGAAAAGAGGCACTTAAAAAAATAGGAAACTATGGTAAGTATGCTGCCTTAACAGCTTTAGGAACTTATATGATATTAAACCCTCAAAAAGCTCAGGCAACAAGTCCTACAGCACTTGGTGAAGGATTCTAATAAAATAATAACACATAGCCTCATGTTTTTTCATGAGGCTATGTGTTATTATTCTCAAAAAAAGGAATAATGGTTAATTAATAATTAATTAATCTTAATTGTCTATTTTTAATAATTAATCTAACTTAAATAATCAAAATATGAAAAAAATTACTTTATTAACTCTTTTATTTATTGCTTTTACTGGTTTTACATTAATCGCGCAAACTACCGTTTATGTTTCAGCAACAGGTGCTGGTAGCTCAGATGGTACAAGTCAATCAGATGCATTTGGCAACTTTGGGGTTGCCATGTCTAATATAACCTCTGAAGGTGATAAACTTATAATTATAGGAGCAATTACGCCAGATGGCGCTAATCTAACCTCTAAGAATTTTGCATTTACTATAGAAGGTTTGGATGCTAGCTCAACTTTAGCTGGAAACGGTGGTACAGGCAGACTCTTTACAATAAATGGAGCAACGTCGGCAAATGTAACCTTTAAGAATCTTACTTTTCAAAACAACACTACCACACTTGCTGGAGGTGGTGTCTTTTTTAATAACAACGCAGGAGCTACAGCTACCTTTGAGAACTGTACCTTTACTGGAAATTCTGTAACTAACGCCGCAGGTGGTGGAGTTATATTAGCCTCCAACGGAAATTTGAACATCGCAGATTGTGTTTTCGAAAACAATACATCATCAGATAAAGGAGGGGCTATTGTCGCTGGAAATTCTGTAAATGTAACCATCTCTGGATCTCTTTTTAACGGGAACTCAGCAACTAAAGGTGGTGCAATTGCTGTAACAGGCAATGGTGTAGATTTCGTTTTGAACACTAGTACTTTTGTGAATAATTCCGTATCAAGTAATGGTGGAGGAGCGATGTACTTTGGAGGTACAAGTGCCAACAGTAGTATTACTAATACGACTGTTTTTAATAATACTGTAAATTTTACCTCATTAAATCAATCTACAGGCGGTGGAATACGAATAGAAGGCGCTAGACCTTTTACAATTTCAAATTCTCTAATTTATGGTAACTATGTAAGCTTTGGGAACGAAACAAATTTTTCGGATATCGGAGGGCCTCCAACAGTAGAATTGACATTAAACCACTCAATAACTAAAAATATAGAACCCTCTTTAGTTGCAGTAGGTGATGGAGGAAATGATGTGTTTTCAACATCTATAACTGATGCAAATCTTACATCTTCTAATCTAACATTTAATCCAACTACTGGTAAAGTAGAATATGATGCTGTAAGTTATACGGAAGATAGCCCTATTGATTTTGGATCTGATGGTAATGACGTTGGTGCTTGGGATTCTGGTTTAACCTTATCTTTAGATAAAGAAGATTTTTTAGCAACTAAACTTTCTGTTTATTATAATGGTTCATCTAAAAATTTAGAGGTTTTACATAGTATTGCAGAACCAATTTCTTTAGAGGTATATACTATTTTAGGAGCTAAGGTATTGTCTTTGAGTAATGTAAGTGCTAAACAATTGATAAATGCAAACCATTTAAATACAGGAATTTATATTTTAGTGGGTAAAACTTCAGAAAAGTTTTTCTCTAAAAAATTCTTAATCAATTAAAATAATAAAAATTTAAATTTTAGGAATTAAAAAAAGGGGTTTATGGAAGCCCCTTTTTTTAGTAACACTAAGTTTTCTTAATTGCTATTTAAGATGAAAACAATCCAATTAATATCCAAGAAAGCTATGTTTATGGCGTTTTCTATTGTCCTTTTTATTTATCAACAAGAAATAAAGGCACAAACAGAAGATTCTCAGACTTCAATTATTGGTAAAGTATTATGTGGTTATCAAGGTTGGTTTAATACCCAAGGAGATGGTTCAAACCGTGGTTGGAATCATTACAAGGGATCAAATGGTCTATTTGAGCCCGGCACAGCAACGATTGACTTTTGGCCAGATATGAGTGAAGCAGATGCAGATGAAAAATATAATACATCCTTTACTAAAAATGATGAGTCTGTTGCAACAGTTTTTTCTTCTACGAATGCAAAGACAGTCAAACGTCATTTTGAATGGATGAATGATTATGGAATTGATGGTGTATTCTTTCAACAATTTGCTACAAATTTAAAGTTAACTTCATCAAATGCCTATATCAATGATAAAAAGGTGTTGGACAATATTATTACCTCAGCAAAAGACAATAACAATAGATTGGTGAGTGTTATGTTCGATATATCTCGTGCAAATATATCTGTTGAAAATGCACCAGGAACCATGGTAGAGGATATTAAAGCTTACTGGCGACTACTCGTAGATGAACATGGGCTAAATGACAACACCAACAAACACTTAGTAACCTATAAGCAAAAGCCTATAGTTGCCATTTGGGGAGTAGGTTTTAGTCGTGAGGATAAGTACACATTAGATGATGTGCAAGACTTGATAGATTATTTTAAAGATGACCCAACTTATGGAGGATTTTCTGTTTTATTGGGCGTTCCTAGAAGTTGGAGAACCTTAAATAATGATGCTGTTAACGATACTCAACTGCATGAAGTTATCAAATCTGCAGACATTGTGCATCCTTGGACGGTAGGAAGATATACCAATTTAACTTCAGCAGACGCCCATAAAAATATTATTGCAGCAGATAAAGCGTGGTGTGATACCGAAAACTTACTATACATGCCTGTAGTTTTTCCTGGGTTTAGCTGGCAAAATTTAAAAAAAGATCAAATAAACGCAACACAATCAACTGATACTCCGCCAGATTTAAATAGCATTCCGCGTTTAAAAGGTGATTTTTTGTGGAGACAATTTTATAATGCCATAGATGAAGGAGCAGAAACCCTTTACGTTGCTATGTTTGATGAGATGGATGAAGGAACTTGTATTTTTAAAGTAGATAATAATCCTCCATCTAGCAATTTAACTCAATTTACAAATTACGAAGGCTTACCAAGTGATTATTATTTATGGTTAACAGGTGAAGCAGGTAAAAAATTAAGAGACCCATTAACCTTATCACTTACCAAACCAGCATATTTATATACATATTATGTGTCTGCAAATGGAGATGGGTCAGACGGATTAACAGAAGCAACAGCTTTTACAACTATAAACGAAGCTGTTACTGCAGCAGCTGATAATGATAATACTACTATTATTATAGTAGGAGCACTTAACCATACTGGAACAGTAGGGATTTCTACATCATTATCATTTAAGGGGCAATCAGTTGCTATAGTTACCGCTACAGACACAGCAATAATGTTTGATATTACTGCTGGGGGTCTTACTGTTTCTTTTGAAGGTATTACATTTCAAAATGCTGATACTAGTTCAGGCGGAGCTGTTATCAATTTAACAACAGATTCAGATTTAACAATTACTAACTGTGTTTTTAAAAATAATACAAGTTCTGGAGATGGAGGTGCTATTTTAGCAAGTGGTATTGGAAACATTACAGTTTCTGGTGCTCTTTTTGATGGAAACTCTGGTGCAACAGGTGGTGCAGTTGCCATAACTACAAGTAATAGACAATTAGTTTTGAGCAACAGTACTTTTGTCAATAATACATCAACAATTTCTGGAGCTGCTTTGTATTTAGGAGGTACTAATACTAATAGCAGTATCACAAATACTACTATTTTTAATAATAGTGTATCCTCGAGTACTTTAAATCAATCTAAAGGTGGTGGCATACGATTAGAAGGTAATAGACCTTTTACAATTAAAAATTCTTTGATCTATGGTAAC
Proteins encoded:
- a CDS encoding T9SS type A sorting domain-containing protein, which gives rise to MKKNTFLTICLSLFLVGGLFAQQTVYVSTNGAGALNGTSEADAYDDFVTALADIDTAGDILRVIGDMNVSAVSLNLKTEQFTIEGDAAGSTLTGVDAAVRMFTINGGTGHNITFKNLIFTGATNSTGGGGGGVLFSNQTSTLTFDNCVFNGNSVTSVNGGGAIFLGNAATLTATGCTFYENSSTSLTGKGGAIAFVGTGVSTITNCTFFENTITRNSNDYGAAIRIEGKSVTITNSLFYNNKVNAGAGGVADVGASAAGTQKFINSLGQLVNANMDEVTNSVVLKKGSTTSSDAADLDGSNLVWNETLNKVTFSAPNAIADLTIVGKTPINFGSDGNDVGAWEGSAINIFLGGTPGAVEGWANDANWSKGSQPEATDNVAILTGRNCNLPISTTVNDIKVTSLLRISSNQGLVVNGDAIVTGTVRYSRALTNNADNTKAWHLVASPVVDEVFDTSYLTINDIAVGTNSNRGIATYNTGDNSWSYYTGVDITATSGQGYSMKITPDEIESAGGEYADGIVVFEGTLNDTDFTTPALAAGFNLLGNPYTSFVNSGVFLGDAANSATGMDKTQMWVWNSSTENYDVKTVGEAFVLAPAQGFFVNSTNTAAVTFSKTNQATTGGAFQKTARTEIKLLMNTSTNERFAKIYLTDTATKGFDSGWEGEVFGGIANKVDVFTELVSDNQGKNYQVQSLPISEMESMVIPVGVIAEAGKELTFSLEQTNFPTDVKVYLEDRLANTYNELTNSKTFKVTLSEALNDVGRFYLHASKSSLSLDDNAVSENISMYKSNATTLKVVGLPNGTSNIKLFNILGKQVLNTSFTANGVKEITLPKLAIGVYIVQLETETSKLNKKIVIE
- a CDS encoding T9SS type A sorting domain-containing protein, whose amino-acid sequence is MKTIQLISKKAMFMAFSIVLFIYQQEIKAQTEDSQTSIIGKVLCGYQGWFNTQGDGSNRGWNHYKGSNGLFEPGTATIDFWPDMSEADADEKYNTSFTKNDESVATVFSSTNAKTVKRHFEWMNDYGIDGVFFQQFATNLKLTSSNAYINDKKVLDNIITSAKDNNNRLVSVMFDISRANISVENAPGTMVEDIKAYWRLLVDEHGLNDNTNKHLVTYKQKPIVAIWGVGFSREDKYTLDDVQDLIDYFKDDPTYGGFSVLLGVPRSWRTLNNDAVNDTQLHEVIKSADIVHPWTVGRYTNLTSADAHKNIIAADKAWCDTENLLYMPVVFPGFSWQNLKKDQINATQSTDTPPDLNSIPRLKGDFLWRQFYNAIDEGAETLYVAMFDEMDEGTCIFKVDNNPPSSNLTQFTNYEGLPSDYYLWLTGEAGKKLRDPLTLSLTKPAYLYTYYVSANGDGSDGLTEATAFTTINEAVTAAADNDNTTIIIVGALNHTGTVGISTSLSFKGQSVAIVTATDTAIMFDITAGGLTVSFEGITFQNADTSSGGAVINLTTDSDLTITNCVFKNNTSSGDGGAILASGIGNITVSGALFDGNSGATGGAVAITTSNRQLVLSNSTFVNNTSTISGAALYLGGTNTNSSITNTTIFNNSVSSSTLNQSKGGGIRLEGNRPFTIKNSLIYGNFVFDGNGTGTDFSDIGVPTNVQVTLENSITQSIKPALDSAHEDIFTTSIIDADLSLSNLEFQISGDNINKVTFIAPNTLTDHTPIDFGDNLSDIGAWDSNINIFKGTTSNLWSNTSNWSNGGLPISTDYVAILLGAEAILDTDATFVDLKVKDNLKINDGKSLIITGTVTGDTGKIFYTRNLSYIEGSQEGWHLMSSPVSGETYNNAYATSESLATSTSNLFRGLGKYVTDTNTWEYLKKDDTNAGDFISGYGYSMKRSVAGPVVFNGNLNTNDAGIDAAIYNTGDGFNLLGNPYTSFINIETFLSDNVKLAQDQIWVWDQTIGSGGNYIAKVKNMAFKIAPGQGFFVKVELLLPSPGLYFKNATIATVNFAESNQSSAAVDTFLKNTRAEVKLSLTDGQKVRIAELYYLDNVTTGFDSGWEGEVFSGVASTLSVFTDLVADSQGKKYQVQSLPISEMESIVIPVGVIAEAGKELTFSIEQTNFPTDVKVYLEDRVAKTFNELTDSKTFKVTLSEALNDVGRFYMHASKSALNIDDNIVLENISMYKSNATTLKLVGLPNGTATIKLFDTLGKQVLNTSFKSAGVKEITVPKLATGVYIVHLETETSKLNKKIIFE
- a CDS encoding T9SS type A sorting domain-containing protein, which produces MKKITLLTLLFIAFTGFTLIAQTTVYVSATGAGSSDGTSQSDAFGNFGVAMSNITSEGDKLIIIGAITPDGANLTSKNFAFTIEGLDASSTLAGNGGTGRLFTINGATSANVTFKNLTFQNNTTTLAGGGVFFNNNAGATATFENCTFTGNSVTNAAGGGVILASNGNLNIADCVFENNTSSDKGGAIVAGNSVNVTISGSLFNGNSATKGGAIAVTGNGVDFVLNTSTFVNNSVSSNGGGAMYFGGTSANSSITNTTVFNNTVNFTSLNQSTGGGIRIEGARPFTISNSLIYGNYVSFGNETNFSDIGGPPTVELTLNHSITKNIEPSLVAVGDGGNDVFSTSITDANLTSSNLTFNPTTGKVEYDAVSYTEDSPIDFGSDGNDVGAWDSGLTLSLDKEDFLATKLSVYYNGSSKNLEVLHSIAEPISLEVYTILGAKVLSLSNVSAKQLINANHLNTGIYILVGKTSEKFFSKKFLIN
- a CDS encoding glycoside hydrolase family 71/99-like protein; protein product: MKAFSISFLMVVFITTALCSQSKHAKTSNYLSYKGLVMAGYQGWFRAPKDGSKRGWGHYGRGNKFDFENNTIDFWPDVSEYKKTYKTVFKYDNETNAEVFSSVDKSTTDLHFKWMKEYGVDGVFMQRFFGVTRNHTNTNKPQDIILRNALKASKENNRAIAVMYDLSGLKETGEDCSSIIEDWKMLVDELKVTNQGESQNYLYHNGKPLVAIWGVGFPDRPYDTRKIGINRLIDFLKNDPVYGGCSIMLGVPTYFRDLDKDCLPDPYLHTVIASADIVLPWMVQRFTPLVHKVGDHLRDHIIADLKWTKKRNLDYVPVITPGFSWRNLSLNKPHLARYTAYGAIPRLGGRFYWDQMANAILAGSEMIYVAMFDEIDEGTAIMKVSDTPPNSDKAHFVNNDGMPSDHYLWLTGLGAKMLRGEMPLQLELPERKVNNRK